One part of the Bacillus sp. FJAT-45350 genome encodes these proteins:
- a CDS encoding MFS transporter produces the protein MEQIRLHEKNKRLALLPISILTITAIFVVSNIYILIPLIPSIATSYNHSIQEVFVASSIFTFVYSFGLITFGPLSQRYGYKKMLIVGLICTALVTISLGFATSFQAFFTIRGLQGFVAASFAPVAYLYSFALFQGRQLTVALTLINGGFLLAAVVGQVASGVIQLFFQWQFVFILFACIYLVIAFVSFTSLPKEKVDTDPTVSLVSSWGTMFSLLRKKEIIVCCIATFPLLLSFVAFYSAIGGYFANEFGLGEKDMLVIRSIGLLGIIAALIYTAKTTIDDARKTIIVLYTALTSIFIIMLLADSQLFLVILSVFFVAGISTVFPYIIRLMGRFGGNQRALAISLYTFVLLNGAAFGGLLASFLTFKGIAIVLAGMFSFSALLLSRIKVR, from the coding sequence ATGGAGCAAATACGTTTACATGAAAAGAACAAAAGGCTTGCGCTATTGCCAATCTCTATTTTAACGATTACAGCCATATTTGTTGTTTCAAATATTTATATATTAATTCCTCTTATCCCTTCAATAGCAACTAGTTACAATCACTCGATTCAGGAAGTGTTTGTTGCTTCATCAATCTTTACTTTTGTTTATTCATTTGGGTTAATTACATTTGGTCCGTTGTCACAGCGTTATGGCTATAAAAAAATGTTGATTGTTGGGTTAATATGTACAGCTCTTGTGACAATATCGTTGGGATTTGCTACTTCATTTCAAGCCTTTTTCACAATACGAGGACTGCAAGGGTTTGTTGCTGCTTCCTTTGCTCCAGTAGCTTATCTATATTCCTTTGCTTTATTTCAAGGGAGACAGTTAACAGTCGCTCTAACTCTTATTAACGGTGGTTTTCTTTTAGCGGCTGTTGTTGGTCAGGTAGCTAGTGGAGTCATTCAACTATTTTTTCAATGGCAATTTGTTTTTATCCTGTTTGCTTGTATTTATCTCGTTATTGCGTTCGTATCGTTTACCTCTTTGCCTAAAGAAAAAGTTGATACAGATCCAACTGTTTCGTTAGTGAGTAGCTGGGGTACTATGTTTTCCCTTTTACGAAAGAAAGAAATTATCGTTTGTTGTATAGCGACTTTTCCATTGTTACTAAGCTTCGTTGCATTTTATTCAGCGATAGGTGGTTATTTTGCTAATGAATTTGGATTAGGTGAAAAAGACATGCTTGTCATCCGCTCGATAGGCTTACTCGGCATTATTGCTGCCCTTATTTATACAGCGAAAACAACGATAGATGATGCAAGAAAAACAATTATTGTTCTTTACACTGCACTCACTAGCATTTTTATAATTATGTTATTAGCAGACAGCCAACTCTTTTTAGTGATATTATCTGTGTTCTTTGTTGCTGGAATTAGTACAGTTTTTCCGTATATTATTAGGTTAATGGGAAGGTTCGGAGGTAATCAACGGGCACTCGCTATTAGCTTATATACGTTTGTTTTACTTAATGGAGCCGCATTTGGAGGTTTATTAGCGAGCTTTCTTACATTTAAAGGTATCGCCATTGTTCTTGCAGGGATGTTTTCATTCTCAGCCTTGTTGTTGTCTCGGATTAAAGTAAGGTAA
- a CDS encoding sulfurtransferase, giving the protein MVKKEYVKQAINKEGFIILDVRSPAEYKGEDVRAKRGGHIPSAVNYEWINVIDDENIPHFRRSNEIQKELMELGITNEKIIIIYCQTPVRSAHMYFTLRLLGYHDIRVYEGSWAEWGNDSTTPIENPSLGRGISCLLEVIYLAGFTD; this is encoded by the coding sequence ATTGTAAAGAAGGAATATGTTAAACAAGCAATCAATAAAGAGGGTTTTATCATTTTAGATGTTCGCTCACCAGCTGAATATAAAGGAGAAGACGTACGTGCAAAACGAGGTGGACACATTCCTTCAGCTGTAAACTACGAATGGATTAATGTAATAGATGACGAGAATATTCCACATTTTCGTAGGTCTAATGAAATACAAAAAGAGCTAATGGAACTCGGTATAACAAATGAGAAAATTATCATTATTTATTGTCAAACACCTGTACGCTCTGCACATATGTATTTCACGTTGCGCTTGTTAGGATATCATGATATACGTGTATATGAAGGCTCGTGGGCAGAATGGGGAAATGATTCGACCACTCCAATAGAAAATCCTTCATTAGGGAGGGGAATATCGTGTTTACTGGAAGTTATATACCTAGCTGGTTTTACGGACTAG
- a CDS encoding Glu/Leu/Phe/Val family dehydrogenase, with amino-acid sequence MEIDKHKIEADILTHPHKNPYDIVKELLEETVTALNLDRNIYEILKKPMRVMEVSIPVRMESGEIKNFTGYRSQHMDVLGPAKGGIRFHPSVNLGEVKALSIWMTLKSAILGLPLGGGKGGVIVNPNELTERELEDLSRSYIRKITPIIGPEKDIPAPDINTNPEIMGWMLDEYDKLRGYNIPGILTGKPIIVGGSEGRFEATGRGVVITIKEAAMELNIDLSQSTAAIQGFGNVGSMTAKFLHELGVKIVAITDADGGIYSEEGFNIPELMDFKSGGKKLTEYPNIKPITNEEMFALPIDILIPAALENQITAKTAPLIKAKIVAEAANGPTTPEGDKILNENGVFVIPDILCNAGGVTVSYFEWVQNTMNYYWKEEEINQKLEEKMVSAFDNVLAMKEKDITMRQASYMVGINHLVKALRARGWIKNSDLSRM; translated from the coding sequence ATGGAGATTGATAAGCACAAAATAGAAGCAGATATATTAACCCACCCTCATAAGAACCCTTATGATATTGTGAAAGAGCTTTTAGAAGAGACAGTAACCGCATTAAATTTAGATAGAAATATATATGAAATCCTAAAGAAGCCTATGAGAGTAATGGAAGTGTCAATTCCGGTACGAATGGAGTCTGGTGAAATTAAAAACTTTACTGGCTACCGCTCTCAACATATGGATGTACTTGGTCCTGCAAAAGGTGGAATTCGTTTTCATCCGTCTGTCAATCTTGGAGAGGTTAAGGCTTTATCTATTTGGATGACGCTAAAATCTGCTATCCTAGGACTTCCCTTAGGTGGCGGTAAAGGTGGGGTTATAGTAAACCCTAATGAGTTAACGGAACGTGAGCTAGAAGATTTAAGTAGGAGCTATATTCGTAAAATTACGCCGATTATTGGTCCTGAAAAAGACATTCCTGCTCCTGATATCAATACAAACCCAGAAATTATGGGTTGGATGTTAGATGAGTATGACAAATTAAGAGGTTATAATATCCCTGGAATCCTTACCGGAAAACCAATTATAGTTGGTGGGTCAGAAGGAAGATTCGAAGCAACTGGACGAGGGGTTGTTATTACTATTAAAGAAGCGGCGATGGAATTAAATATTGACCTTAGCCAATCAACAGCTGCTATTCAAGGGTTCGGTAATGTCGGAAGTATGACAGCAAAATTTTTACATGAACTAGGTGTGAAGATCGTTGCTATTACAGATGCAGATGGCGGAATCTATTCAGAGGAAGGCTTTAATATCCCTGAATTAATGGACTTTAAGTCTGGTGGTAAGAAACTAACAGAGTATCCAAATATTAAACCAATTACGAATGAGGAAATGTTTGCCCTTCCTATAGATATATTAATTCCAGCAGCACTTGAAAATCAAATTACAGCGAAAACAGCCCCGTTAATAAAAGCGAAAATTGTAGCAGAAGCTGCTAACGGTCCTACAACTCCAGAGGGCGATAAAATTTTAAATGAGAATGGTGTGTTTGTTATTCCAGATATTTTATGTAATGCAGGTGGTGTAACTGTTTCTTATTTTGAATGGGTACAGAATACGATGAATTACTATTGGAAGGAAGAAGAAATTAATCAAAAGCTAGAAGAAAAGATGGTCAGTGCCTTTGATAATGTATTAGCAATGAAAGAAAAGGATATTACGATGCGCCAAGCGTCATATATGGTTGGAATAAACCATCTTGTCAAGGCATTACGAGCAAGAGGCTGGATTAAAAATTCAGATCTTTCTAGAATGTAA
- a CDS encoding 5'-3' exonuclease: MDKKKLLLIDGFNLLSRGYFATSYGRDEDQLSKNSDGLYTNGLSVFFQKLFNLISEHEISHLAVAWDVKREESIRRLEHDFYKETRSELPPPLIQQYETCTKILDAIGIKQLVTPPYEADDAIGTLACKWSKEIDESCYIYSNDKDLLQLLDKNVSQIIAGKKGEVTYSVDHFQTEYEITPEQWVDVKALLGDKSDNIPGCPGVGEKSALPLIQQYTSIENLYEGIEDLDPKFNRYKKKLIAGKETSFLSKKLSKIICDIPELGCFEFNDLQFDLDKDKAKEVLEGIELKIKLY; encoded by the coding sequence TTGGACAAAAAAAAACTACTACTCATTGATGGCTTTAATTTATTAAGTCGAGGTTATTTTGCCACTTCATACGGAAGAGATGAAGACCAGTTATCAAAAAACAGTGATGGATTATATACGAATGGATTAAGTGTCTTTTTTCAAAAATTATTTAATTTGATAAGTGAGCATGAAATCTCTCATTTAGCTGTAGCATGGGATGTTAAACGCGAGGAATCAATCAGACGATTGGAACATGATTTTTATAAAGAGACTCGATCTGAGCTACCGCCTCCCCTAATTCAGCAGTATGAAACTTGTACAAAGATACTTGACGCTATTGGTATTAAACAGCTTGTTACTCCACCTTATGAAGCAGATGACGCTATTGGTACTCTTGCTTGTAAATGGTCGAAGGAGATTGATGAGTCTTGTTATATATATAGTAATGATAAGGACTTATTACAGTTACTAGATAAAAACGTCTCGCAAATTATCGCGGGTAAAAAGGGCGAAGTGACTTATTCGGTTGATCACTTTCAAACTGAATATGAAATCACTCCCGAACAATGGGTTGATGTAAAAGCATTACTAGGAGATAAAAGCGACAACATTCCTGGCTGTCCAGGTGTTGGTGAAAAGTCTGCTCTTCCACTCATTCAACAATATACCTCAATTGAAAATCTTTACGAAGGAATTGAGGACCTTGATCCTAAGTTTAACCGTTACAAGAAAAAGCTAATTGCCGGTAAAGAAACTTCATTCCTAAGCAAAAAGCTATCTAAAATCATTTGCGATATTCCGGAACTTGGATGCTTTGAGTTTAACGACTTACAGTTTGACCTTGATAAGGACAAAGCCAAGGAAGTACTAGAAGGAATAGAGCTTAAGATAAAATTATACTAG
- a CDS encoding DUF2187 family protein, with the protein MTEEMEISVQPGDAIQITEGDFKGEKGTIIAVYNNSSAIELDKREANGKPTKTVLAHKKYEVI; encoded by the coding sequence ATGACAGAGGAAATGGAAATCTCAGTCCAACCAGGAGATGCTATACAAATTACTGAAGGTGACTTTAAAGGTGAAAAAGGAACTATCATTGCTGTATACAACAATTCATCAGCTATTGAACTAGATAAAAGAGAAGCAAATGGGAAACCAACAAAAACAGTTTTAGCTCATAAAAAATATGAAGTAATTTAA
- a CDS encoding D-2-hydroxyacid dehydrogenase, producing MEINNILVSSGIYDEIKDIIEKKNINKQFKYLPENEVTKEHLSWADAFVSFRPSPSFSFENIKWVHSIGAGVDGFLYNKEWKEDVLLTRTVCSFGQRISEYCLSYILRDIQLHRKFQRLQTEKKWTPIAPKLLNEQKVIIYGTGVIGQEVGQLLTSLGLEVYGVSQSGKQKDGFHSVLTIDNEFSVLKEMNYVINTLPLTAETEGLFNKKRFNHFSRAVFINIGRGQSVEETALIDALDNKDVKSAVLDVFPEEPLPVESQLWEREDVFITPHISAVTTPEEAVDCFIETLEKIEKGEPLSNKVDVKKGF from the coding sequence ATGGAAATTAACAATATATTAGTTTCAAGTGGTATTTATGATGAAATTAAAGATATTATCGAGAAAAAGAATATAAATAAGCAATTTAAGTACTTACCTGAAAATGAAGTCACTAAAGAGCATTTATCATGGGCAGATGCCTTTGTCTCTTTTAGACCGAGCCCTTCTTTTTCATTTGAAAATATTAAATGGGTACATTCGATAGGCGCAGGGGTTGATGGCTTTCTTTATAACAAAGAATGGAAAGAGGATGTTTTACTAACAAGAACTGTTTGTTCGTTTGGTCAGCGGATTAGTGAATATTGTTTGAGCTACATATTACGTGACATCCAGCTTCATAGAAAGTTTCAACGATTGCAAACAGAGAAAAAGTGGACACCGATCGCTCCGAAATTATTAAACGAACAAAAGGTCATTATTTACGGAACTGGTGTAATTGGACAGGAGGTTGGTCAATTACTAACTTCTCTAGGTCTTGAAGTGTATGGTGTATCACAAAGCGGAAAGCAAAAAGATGGATTCCATAGCGTCCTAACAATTGATAATGAATTCTCTGTACTAAAAGAAATGAATTACGTTATTAATACATTACCTTTAACGGCTGAAACAGAAGGGTTATTTAACAAAAAGAGATTTAATCATTTTTCAAGGGCTGTCTTTATTAATATTGGTAGAGGGCAATCGGTTGAGGAAACAGCCCTCATTGACGCACTTGACAATAAGGATGTAAAATCAGCAGTTCTTGATGTCTTTCCGGAAGAGCCTTTACCAGTAGAGAGCCAATTGTGGGAACGTGAGGATGTTTTCATTACACCTCATATCTCAGCCGTTACTACACCTGAAGAAGCAGTCGATTGCTTTATTGAGACTTTAGAAAAGATAGAGAAAGGTGAACCACTCTCTAATAAAGTTGATGTTAAGAAAGGGTTTTAA
- a CDS encoding ABC transporter ATP-binding protein: MKETNSIQTNKGDWKEFWWLIKQTNPPYRLLIIAFILSLIQTAAGLLIPWFTKDLIDVLTTDSLSFQLIGILITVFIVQIITLGFSIYLLGLIGQRIVANLRKLLWEKVLSLPIPFYDKSRSGETISRITNDTTTIMNVLSNQVVNFLTSIVAIVGAVIILLYIDLKMTLMILLSVPVMTLIVIPVGRKLRRIAKAAQERMAGFTALISQMLSEIRLVKAYGTEKKEQESGNDDIEKLFSYGVKEAKIQATLMPLLRLTLNVVFIIIIAYGVFRMANGDITAGELVAFILYLFQIVIPFSRIAEFFTSIQKARGATDRILTILHEDSEVYERQRSYESGQHSIEFNCVSFTYGKDPILHNVSLTIPYGKVTAIVGPSGSGKTTLFSLIERFYTPVKGEITVNGESLTNFHLHDWRGKLGYVSQENPLLAGTIIDNITYGISRDITKEEVMWAAEMANAHSFIEKLPEQYETEIGERGIKLSGGQRQRVAIARAFLRNPAYLLLDEATSALDSQSERIVQKALDKLMENRTTVVVAHRLSTVIHADQIIVLEEGEVTGVGTHGELVETHSLYRKLVEEQFLSST; the protein is encoded by the coding sequence ATGAAGGAAACGAACAGTATACAAACGAATAAAGGTGATTGGAAGGAATTTTGGTGGCTCATTAAACAGACTAACCCGCCTTATCGGTTATTAATTATTGCTTTTATCTTGAGTTTAATTCAGACAGCGGCAGGATTATTGATCCCATGGTTTACAAAAGATTTAATTGATGTCCTCACAACAGATTCTTTGAGCTTTCAGCTAATCGGTATTCTTATAACGGTTTTTATAGTTCAAATTATTACCTTAGGATTTTCAATTTATTTATTAGGACTAATCGGGCAAAGAATTGTTGCCAACCTGAGAAAGTTATTATGGGAAAAAGTGCTTTCATTACCGATACCATTTTACGATAAATCGAGGTCAGGTGAAACAATTAGTCGAATTACTAATGATACAACAACAATCATGAATGTTTTATCCAATCAAGTCGTAAATTTCTTAACAAGCATAGTTGCAATTGTTGGAGCTGTGATTATCTTACTATACATTGATTTAAAAATGACACTTATGATTTTACTATCAGTTCCTGTCATGACGTTAATTGTCATACCAGTCGGAAGAAAATTAAGGCGTATCGCAAAGGCAGCTCAAGAACGAATGGCTGGCTTTACGGCACTTATCTCACAAATGCTTTCCGAAATCCGTTTAGTTAAAGCATATGGTACAGAAAAGAAAGAGCAAGAGAGTGGAAATGACGATATTGAAAAACTGTTCAGTTATGGGGTAAAAGAAGCAAAAATTCAAGCTACCCTCATGCCTTTACTTAGACTGACTCTCAATGTTGTATTTATCATTATTATTGCCTATGGTGTTTTCAGAATGGCTAATGGTGATATAACAGCAGGGGAACTAGTCGCATTCATTTTGTACTTATTTCAAATAGTGATCCCATTCAGTCGTATCGCGGAATTTTTTACTAGCATACAAAAAGCTAGAGGAGCAACAGATAGAATCTTAACGATTTTACATGAAGATTCCGAGGTGTATGAGCGTCAACGCTCTTATGAAAGTGGCCAGCATTCAATTGAGTTTAACTGCGTTTCCTTTACATATGGAAAAGACCCTATTCTTCATAATGTTTCGTTAACGATTCCTTATGGAAAAGTCACTGCCATTGTAGGGCCTAGTGGCAGTGGAAAGACGACGCTTTTTTCCTTAATTGAACGGTTTTACACTCCTGTTAAAGGAGAAATAACGGTAAATGGTGAGTCGCTAACGAACTTTCATTTACATGATTGGCGTGGTAAGCTAGGCTATGTATCTCAGGAAAATCCTTTATTAGCTGGGACGATTATTGATAATATAACCTACGGGATATCAAGAGATATTACAAAAGAAGAAGTAATGTGGGCTGCAGAAATGGCAAATGCCCATTCCTTTATTGAAAAGCTTCCTGAACAATACGAAACAGAGATAGGAGAAAGGGGAATTAAGCTATCTGGTGGACAACGCCAACGAGTAGCGATAGCCCGAGCCTTCCTAAGAAATCCAGCCTATTTATTACTTGATGAAGCTACATCAGCACTCGATTCCCAATCTGAACGAATTGTTCAAAAGGCACTAGATAAACTTATGGAAAATCGGACAACCGTCGTTGTTGCTCATCGTTTATCTACGGTAATTCATGCCGATCAGATTATTGTTTTAGAAGAAGGGGAAGTAACAGGGGTAGGTACGCATGGAGAGTTAGTAGAAACGCATTCTCTATACCGAAAATTAGTGGAAGAGCAATTTTTATCATCTACATGA